The window TGGCGCAAGCCAGAGTCAGCGCACACAGTTTCAGGCATCTACCCATCGGCACTCCGTGTGGGTTGCGCCGCAGCACAAGGCAACGGCGGGTCACGCAAAAAAACGGGAATAACCCCGTTTGTCTGTAGTTGGTCAAGCCTTGATGTCTAAAAGCGTACCCAGCATGGAATCACTGGTGCGCACTACTTGCGCGTTTGCCTCATAGGCGTGCTGGGTGGAGATCATCTGAGTGAATTCCCGCGCAAGATCCGTACCGCTGGGTGCGGATGCTTCCAGGGGAATACCGGAAGTGACATCAAGAACGGCGTTGGCGGCATTCCAGTTCGAGCTGGGGCCGACTTTTGATCCCGCGTCTTTCATCGCGGCTTCAAAACTGACGCCCTGATCGTTGGCGTTGCTGGAGTAGACGGCACGGCGCGGCTCAAAACCAGCCGTACTGACGTTGGCTACATTATGCGCTGTAACAGCCGTGCCCCACGAAAAGGCATTCAAGGCTGATGCGCCGATCTGTAGGCTACTGCTACTCATCATTCACACCTTACGGCTTAACTAGCACAAGTATTACCCGAATACAAAAACTTTTTTTTGGCCCGGTTGGCGGGTAATTGCGGTTTTTTGCAATCAAGGGTCGGGGCAGGTTTTCAGAGTATTATCGCGTACTCAGAACATGCTGCCGCATGGCGCCAGTGTAATCAGCGTCAGCAAGGCATGTCAGCGAACAGAGAGATCGCGCTCGATGCGGGCAAAGGCATTGTGGTTGTGGATTGATTCCATGCTCTCCACCTCAACGCTGAACCACTCCACCTGCCCGTGGGCCGTGAGCTTTTGCGCCACGTTGCGCACCACGTCTTCCACAAAGGTGGGGCGGGCAAAGGCGCTCTCTGTGACGAATTTTTCATCCTCACGCTTGAGCAGGGTGTAAACGGCTGAAGAGCCGGATTCTTCGGCAATGTCGATGAAATCCTCAAGCCACGAAAAAGCCCGCATGCGCAAACGCATACGCACCATGGCCCGCTGACTGTGCGCGCCCTCGCGGCTGATGGCCTTGGAGCAGGGGCAGACAGTCATGACCGGAACATCGGTTTCAAGAACGAACGACTGGCCCTTGTCGTCCAGCTCGCCGGTGAGGCGGCATTCGTAGGCTACTGTGGCCGGGCTGCCCGAGGCAGGGGCCTTTTTGACAATAAAATAGGGAAAGCAGAACCGGGCATACGCCCGCCGCGCGCCAAGCCGTTCCTTGATATTGACCAGCAGCCGCCGCACGGACTGATAGCTGATCTCGTCGTTCCATTGTTCCAGAGCCTCAACAAAGCGGCTCATGTGGGTACCTTTGAAGGATGAAGGCAAGTCCACCCCAAGGTCTACGGTAGCCACGGTCTGTTGCGTCCCCTGGCAGCGGTCGCGCACCAGCAGGGGCAGCTTCAGCTCGCGAACACCCACGCGGTCAATATTCAGGGCAACCTGCGGGGCGTGGCTCTGTACGTCTTCCATTATGCCAGATCCTGTCCTGTAGTAGTAGCGGTAAAAGTGCCGTGCTTGACGCCGCGGCAGGAGATCAGTTTGTCGGCAAGGGCGCGCAAACGCTTGGGCTCGCCCTTGAGCACCAGCACCTCTAGGCAGTTGTAGTGATCCAGATGCACGTGAAGCGTGGTGACAATAAGATCGTGGTCATCGTGCTGGATAGTCATGAGCCGACGGGCCAGATCGTTTTTGTGGTGGTCATACACCAGGGTGAGCGTACCCGCGCCGGAGGCATCGTTGCTCCAGCGTTCTTCCACCAGCGCCTTGCGGATAAGGTCGCGTATGGCTTCAGAACGGTTGGGATAGCTTTTGCGTTTGCACAGCTGGTCAAAAGGTTCCAGCAGATCTTCATCCAAAGAAACGCCGAAGCGCGCCAGGTTTCCCATGGTATTTCCCGTATGGCCCGTGAGGGCTGATTGGTGTGGTTGAAGAACGCCCCGAACTCAGGCCCGGCGGCTGATTTCCCAAACGTGTACGGTAACGGGCACGGGCTGGGCGTAAAGGGGATCCACGGTTTCGTGGTGCACCCGTCTGCCTTGCCAGCCGCCGTTTTGCAGCGCGTGCAGAAAAGCATCGTACACTGTGCGGCCCGGCTCCGCCACCCATGCCGCGCCTCCAGGGGCAAGGGCATGGTCAAGGAAGCGCAGCACCGGAGCCACAAAACGCTTTTCATACATGATATCGCCGCCCCAGATACGGTGCATGCTCTGCGCCCGCACGGCGGGCCGCCGCCAGTCCATGACTGTCCACAACGGCTGCGGCACTTCGTTGATATCGGCGTTACGGGCCGCAAAGTGCAGGGCGGCTTCCTCATAGTCCATGGCAGTCATTTTTGCGCCAAGCCACTGGCCCACCATGGCGGTGAGGCCCAGGCCGCAGCCGATATCCAGACAGGGCTGCCCGGCTATGCATTGCCGTTGCTGCGCAAGCCAGCCCGCCAGGGCAACGCTTGAAGGCCAGAGTTCCGTCCAGTAGGGCAGGCGCTCATCGTCAAAATCATCGGGCGAGGCCGTCATGGCGTCCCAAAGCTGCTCAAGGTCGGCGGCCCGGCTGAGCCGCCACAGGCGGCCTGCGGCGCGCACTGAAATGTGCGGCGTGTATTCGGTCAGGCCGTGGGTTTCAGATTGGGAAAATTCGGAAGTCGGTTCGGTCATTCGGCAAGCATAGCGCAATGGCCTGTAGCTGTACAGATACGCAATAGTGGGGCAAACCCTGGGCCGATGTGCCCTGCGGCGTGAAAATAACGCGGCAGAAACAGAATTTAAGCCCGTAGAAGCAGCGCGAATTTTAAAAAGTAAGCACTTGAGAAGCATTTCTTGCGGGTATATAAAGATTGGCCTTACAAAAATGCGTTTTTCGACCGCAAGGGCGGCCATGCGCGAAGCCCCGCAAGGACATTTTCATGGACAAGCACAGCGAATACCTGAACCGTATCCTTTTGAGCCGCGTGTACGACGTGGCGGTAGAAACCCCCCTGGACGAGGCGGTCAGTCTTTCGCGCCGCACCGGCAATAATATTTTGCTCAAGCGCGAAGACCTCCAGCCTGTTTTTTCCTTCAAGATCAGAGGCGCCTACAACAAGATGGCGCACCTTACCAAGGAAGAACTGCGCAGGGGCATTATTACCGCCTCGGCTGGCAATCACGCTCAGGGCGTTGCCCTTGGCGCGCGCAAGCTGGGGTGCGAAGCTACCATCGTCATGCCCGTGACCACGCCCGCCATCAAGGTCGAGGCTGTGAAGCGGCTGGGTGGTCAGGTTGTGCTTTCCGGTGAGTCTTTCAGCGATGCCTGGAAGCATACACTTGACCTGATTCAGGAAACCGGCTGCGTGTATATTCCGCCTTTTGACGACCCGGATGTCATCGCAGGGCAGGGCACCATCGGCATGGAAATCCTGCGCCAGCACCCCGGCGATATACACGCCGTTTTTGTCCCCATCGGCGGGGGCGGCATGGCGGCGGGCGTTGCCGCCTACATCAAGAACCTGCGGCCTGAAATCCGCGTCATCGGCGTGGAGCCTGTGGATTCCGACGCCATGCGGCGTTCCGTCATGGCTGGCCAGCGGGTAGAACTGCACGATGTAGGTCTGTTTGCCGACGGCGTGGCCGTCAAGCTGGTGGGTGAAGAAACCTTTGTTCTCTGCCGCGACCTGCTTGACGACATCATCACCGTTGAAACGGACGCCATCTGCGGCGCTATCAAGGATATTTTTGAAGACACCCGCGTGGTGGCCGAGCCTGCGGGCGCGCTTGCCCTGGCTGGCCTGCGTGCTTACGCCAAGGCGGGTGATCTGCATGATGCCACCCTGGTAGCTATTGTGAGCGGCGCAAACATGAACTTTGACCGCCTGAGCCACGTGGTGGACCGTGCGGAGATAGGCGCTCAGCGCGAGGCTCTGCTGGCAGTCACCATCCCCGAAACCGTGGGCAGCTTCCGGCAGTTGTGCGCCTCTTTTGGCAGCCGCAACATCACGGAACTCTGCACCCGGTATTCAGACCCGGTAAAGGCCAGGGTGCTGGTGGGCATCAAGATCAACGGGCGCGATGATGTGCCCCAGGTGCTGAAAGAACTGCGCGGCAAGGGCTTTGAGGCCATTGACCTCACGGATAACGAACTGGCCAAGGTGCATGTGCGGCATCTGGTAGGCGGCAATGCGCCACAGATTCTGCACGAGCGTTTGCTGCGCTTCACCTTCCCCGAACGCCCCGGCGCGCTGCTGGACTTCATGGACGCCATGCGCGTGGATTTCAGCATTTCGCTGTTCCAGTACCGTTATCACGGCGCGGATTTTGGCCGCGTGCTTGTGGGATTTGAAGCGCCCGATGAGAAGAAGGAAGCCTTTGAGGATTTTCTCAAGCGTGTTGAAGCCATGGGCTATCCTCATGTGGAAGAATCCAACAACGATGCCTACAGGATGTTTCTGGGCTGGCACGAATAAGCCCGTCTGAAGCTGAATAAATGTAAAACACCGGCTGCCCTGCAAAGAACAGCCGGTGTTTTACATTACGGCCTGTTGAACAAAAGCCGCGTTAGTTATGTGCAGATACTGCTTACTGGCCGAGCAGCTTGCGCGCTTCCGGGGTGAGGCCCTTGAGGCTGGCAAAAACAGCTTCGGCCCCCCGCTGGTCAGGATCCTGAACAATGGCAATAATGACCTTGTCCGCCGTAGCGTTGACCTTGGTCACGCCGGGGGCGGGAAAGGCCTGGCTGCGCAGTTCGCCGTTAAACGTCCAGAACGGCCCCTGCGGGCGGGGCTGGGAGGCGTTGGCCTGAAGGGTGGCCAGCTTGTTGGCAATGGAGGCGCTGTCGTCTTTCTGCGTATTGGGCAGAACAAAAATGCTGATGAGCGCGGCGTAGTCGTCTTTCTTTTCGTTGGAAAGGCCCAGAATCAGCATGCATTCATCGGGATTTCCCGATTTGAAGCCCATTTTTTCCTCGCCGTCCCAGCCATGGGGCAGGTCGGCACTGAAAAGCGTAAACGAGCGCGGTTCAGCCTGGGCTGTGACCGTCAGGCAGAGCATGAGAAGGGATAGAAAAAACAAAGTCCGCATGGGAACCTCCGGGTTGCGGAAAAATCGAATCCGTATGTGCAGTTGGGTATACGCGCTGCCCGTGTGCGGGGCAAGCATCAGCGCCCGAGCGCCAAAAGGAACGGAAAGCTCGCGCCCAGCACAAGCAGCAGAAGCCCAACTACATTGAGCCAGTAGAGTTTGCGGGGTGCGCGCAGAACAAACAGGGCCACCCAGCAGGCAATGGCGAGGGTCATGGGCACAAGGCCCATTGCCTGCTCCGCCAGACCTTGCGGCAAGGGCCCCTGACGCAGGGAAAAGCCGATCACAAGCCCCCAGCGGTCAATGCAGCGGGGGATAAAGCCCACCATGGCCCACAGGGCGCACCAGCGGGCAGCGCGCTGCTCGTCCGCCAGCGTGAATGCGGCTCCGCTGTTGCGGGCCACAAGGGAAAGGATGATCAGCGCAACGCTGCCCGCTGGGGTCAATGCGGTAAAGTAGTCGTGCAGGGTTTTGGGAAGCACGGCCAAAGCCACATCCCCCATGCTCAGCCCTTGCGGCAGGCCGGAAAAGGGCCAGTTGGGCAGAACCTGCGCGGCAAAAAAGCAGAGGGCCGCCAGCAGCGCAAGGCCAACGCGCAGGCCGATCTGCCCTGGCTGCCAGTAATCCTGCGCAGCTTGCGGCATGGGTGCCGCGCGGTCGGCGGCAAGGTACAGCAGCAGGCAGATTATGCCAGCCAGCCATGCGGCAACCGCCGTTGTGTAGGGCAGCATGGCGGGCATCCACAATGATACGCCTTCAAACATGTGTTCCGTGCTGCGTATGCTTGCCAGCAGGGCAAGAACACTGCCTGCGGCCAGCAGCGGGCCAAGAACCGCCAGCCCCGCAGCGCTGCGGGCGAGGGTGCGCGCGCCATAGGCGCAGAGTCTGGCCTGGCCTCGTCTGCCTGTGGCCAGGGTGAGAGCGATAATAAGGGGCATGGCCGAAGCGGCGCTTGCGCCCAGGGTCAGAACAGCGGCAATCCATTGCCAGCAGAAAAGCCAAGAAGGAATAGTTTGCATACCCAGCCTTGTATCCCGAGGCCGTGCCAGCCGCAAGCGAAAGACCTCTCTTGCTCCTGAGCGGCCCTTGCCCTATAGTTCACGCCACTCTGCAATCACACTGGGCGGTCATTGCGCACCGCAGCATGGGGTTTTTATGTCGTTTTTTGCTGTTCTGCTCCTGGCCGTTGCCCTTTCCATGGATGCATTTGCCGTTGCTCTGGCTTCTGGCTGCGCCCTGCGCGTGCCGCAGGCACGTCATTACTTCCGGCTTTCCGCGGCATTCGGTTTTTTTCAGTTCGCCATGCCGGTGGTGGGGTGGTATCTGGGCATTACCATGCGTTCTTATATGGAGGCGTGGGATCACTGGATCGCCTTTGGCCTGCTGGGCTGGATAGGCGGCAAGATGGTGTTTTCGGGTTTTTCAGCCCTGCGGGCGCGTTCCTCCTGTCCGCGCCCTTCGGTGGATCCCACTGCGGGGCGCAACCTGCTGGTGCTGAGCGTTGCCACAAGCATTGATGCCCTGGCCGTGGGCCTTTCTTTTGCCATTCTGGGAACTCCTGTCTGGAGCCCTGCCCTGATGATCGGCCTGGTCTGCGCGGTTATTACCGCTGTGGGCGTGTACCTGGGCAAGGCGCTGGCCAATCTCTGCGCGGTCAACGGATGGGCTGAACTGCTGGGCGGGCTGACCCTGCTGGCTATTGCCTGTAACACGTTGCGCGAGCATAATGTTTTTGGTTAATCACCAGTAACTGCCGTTTGACCGGCAAAACCGCAGGAGTTTTCATGGCTACCGTCAGCGCAAAATATCTTGGAGATCTGCGCGTGGAATGCGTCCACAACCAGAGCAGCACAAGGATCATCACAGACGCTCCTTCTGACAATCAGGGGCTGGGTGCGGCTTTTTCGCCCACCGACCTGTGCGCCACAGCCCTTGGGGCCTGCGCCATGACCATTATCGGCATTTATGCAAAGACGCATGGTGTGGACGTGACCGGCACAGAGATGGAGATCAACAAAACCATGAGCGCCGACCCGCGCCGCATCGGCAAGATTGAAGTGACCTTCAAAATGCCCGAC of the Desulfovibrio desulfuricans DSM 642 genome contains:
- a CDS encoding flagellar basal body rod C-terminal domain-containing protein — protein: MSSSSLQIGASALNAFSWGTAVTAHNVANVSTAGFEPRRAVYSSNANDQGVSFEAAMKDAGSKVGPSSNWNAANAVLDVTSGIPLEASAPSGTDLAREFTQMISTQHAYEANAQVVRTSDSMLGTLLDIKA
- the folE2 gene encoding GTP cyclohydrolase FolE2, with product MEDVQSHAPQVALNIDRVGVRELKLPLLVRDRCQGTQQTVATVDLGVDLPSSFKGTHMSRFVEALEQWNDEISYQSVRRLLVNIKERLGARRAYARFCFPYFIVKKAPASGSPATVAYECRLTGELDDKGQSFVLETDVPVMTVCPCSKAISREGAHSQRAMVRMRLRMRAFSWLEDFIDIAEESGSSAVYTLLKREDEKFVTESAFARPTFVEDVVRNVAQKLTAHGQVEWFSVEVESMESIHNHNAFARIERDLSVR
- the nikR gene encoding nickel-responsive transcriptional regulator NikR, translated to MGNLARFGVSLDEDLLEPFDQLCKRKSYPNRSEAIRDLIRKALVEERWSNDASGAGTLTLVYDHHKNDLARRLMTIQHDDHDLIVTTLHVHLDHYNCLEVLVLKGEPKRLRALADKLISCRGVKHGTFTATTTGQDLA
- a CDS encoding class I SAM-dependent methyltransferase, translating into MTEPTSEFSQSETHGLTEYTPHISVRAAGRLWRLSRAADLEQLWDAMTASPDDFDDERLPYWTELWPSSVALAGWLAQQRQCIAGQPCLDIGCGLGLTAMVGQWLGAKMTAMDYEEAALHFAARNADINEVPQPLWTVMDWRRPAVRAQSMHRIWGGDIMYEKRFVAPVLRFLDHALAPGGAAWVAEPGRTVYDAFLHALQNGGWQGRRVHHETVDPLYAQPVPVTVHVWEISRRA
- the ilvA gene encoding threonine ammonia-lyase, biosynthetic translates to MDKHSEYLNRILLSRVYDVAVETPLDEAVSLSRRTGNNILLKREDLQPVFSFKIRGAYNKMAHLTKEELRRGIITASAGNHAQGVALGARKLGCEATIVMPVTTPAIKVEAVKRLGGQVVLSGESFSDAWKHTLDLIQETGCVYIPPFDDPDVIAGQGTIGMEILRQHPGDIHAVFVPIGGGGMAAGVAAYIKNLRPEIRVIGVEPVDSDAMRRSVMAGQRVELHDVGLFADGVAVKLVGEETFVLCRDLLDDIITVETDAICGAIKDIFEDTRVVAEPAGALALAGLRAYAKAGDLHDATLVAIVSGANMNFDRLSHVVDRAEIGAQREALLAVTIPETVGSFRQLCASFGSRNITELCTRYSDPVKARVLVGIKINGRDDVPQVLKELRGKGFEAIDLTDNELAKVHVRHLVGGNAPQILHERLLRFTFPERPGALLDFMDAMRVDFSISLFQYRYHGADFGRVLVGFEAPDEKKEAFEDFLKRVEAMGYPHVEESNNDAYRMFLGWHE
- a CDS encoding manganese efflux pump MntP family protein; amino-acid sequence: MSFFAVLLLAVALSMDAFAVALASGCALRVPQARHYFRLSAAFGFFQFAMPVVGWYLGITMRSYMEAWDHWIAFGLLGWIGGKMVFSGFSALRARSSCPRPSVDPTAGRNLLVLSVATSIDALAVGLSFAILGTPVWSPALMIGLVCAVITAVGVYLGKALANLCAVNGWAELLGGLTLLAIACNTLREHNVFG
- a CDS encoding OsmC family protein, with the translated sequence MATVSAKYLGDLRVECVHNQSSTRIITDAPSDNQGLGAAFSPTDLCATALGACAMTIIGIYAKTHGVDVTGTEMEINKTMSADPRRIGKIEVTFKMPDREYSAKEKTVIERCTQSCPVHHTLHPDVEQVFTFIWKN